From the genome of Methanobacterium petrolearium, one region includes:
- a CDS encoding PQQ-binding-like beta-propeller repeat protein: MNIGKKQIILGVMITCLLASPAAVAGADWNMFHENAQRTGYLDQAADFTPTVWYFSTQGAITSSPAILNKIAYFGSEDGHVYAVNLEDGTKLWDYKTDGAIVSSPAISGDYLYVGSNDGYLYAQDIKNGDVKWKYKTGNSIESSPIIYNNTIYVGSNDGRVYAIDATDGSKKWEYETGNAVKSSPVISSDTLLVGSDDGKIYALDVANGNKTWEYTTGDKIESSPAVMNGVVYVGSDDGKVYAVTINNGTLKWNYDMGKPVASSPAIDTYDNSLFIGADNGRMACLDTRTGDEKWDYNTSGTVKSSPAIVDNKIVFGSDGGAVYILNKYNGNEEWTYNPGYGIINQPIQSSPAVYGNMIYIGAGDGSLYALNNDKMSGPTSLYAYYIGGAIVVIIAFLVVVRTIRNRRKKEE; the protein is encoded by the coding sequence ATGAATATTGGAAAAAAACAAATAATCTTAGGAGTTATGATAACCTGCCTTCTGGCATCACCTGCTGCCGTTGCAGGGGCAGATTGGAACATGTTCCATGAAAATGCTCAACGCACCGGTTACCTTGATCAGGCTGCTGATTTCACACCCACTGTCTGGTACTTCAGCACCCAGGGTGCCATAACATCATCCCCCGCCATCTTAAACAAAATAGCATATTTCGGTTCAGAAGATGGACATGTATACGCAGTTAATCTGGAAGATGGCACTAAACTGTGGGATTATAAAACTGACGGCGCTATTGTATCATCCCCAGCAATATCCGGAGACTATTTATATGTAGGATCAAATGATGGGTATCTTTACGCACAAGATATTAAAAACGGAGATGTTAAATGGAAATACAAAACTGGTAATTCCATAGAATCCTCCCCCATAATTTATAACAACACCATTTATGTAGGTTCAAATGATGGGAGGGTCTATGCTATTGATGCAACCGATGGTAGTAAAAAATGGGAGTACGAAACTGGAAATGCTGTTAAATCATCTCCAGTTATCTCCAGTGATACTTTACTTGTTGGATCAGATGATGGTAAGATATACGCCCTAGACGTTGCCAATGGAAATAAAACCTGGGAATACACAACAGGAGATAAAATTGAATCATCTCCAGCAGTGATGAATGGTGTGGTGTACGTTGGATCAGATGATGGTAAAGTGTATGCTGTTACCATCAACAACGGAACCCTTAAGTGGAACTATGATATGGGAAAACCAGTTGCCTCTTCACCTGCCATTGACACCTATGATAACAGTTTGTTTATCGGTGCGGATAACGGCAGAATGGCCTGTTTAGACACCCGAACCGGAGACGAAAAATGGGATTATAACACCAGTGGAACAGTAAAATCATCTCCAGCTATTGTTGATAACAAAATAGTCTTCGGATCCGACGGTGGAGCAGTTTACATATTAAACAAATACAACGGGAACGAAGAATGGACTTACAACCCAGGTTACGGTATTATTAACCAGCCCATACAATCATCTCCTGCAGTTTACGGAAATATGATCTATATCGGTGCAGGTGACGGATCCCTATATGCCCTGAACAATGACAAAATGAGTGGTCCAACATCTCTATATGCCTACTACATAGGAGGAGCCATAGTAGTTATCATTGCATTCCTAGTAGTGGTTAGAACCATCCGTAACAGAAGGAAAAAAGAAGAATAA
- a CDS encoding 2-isopropylmalate synthase, whose protein sequence is MYIDKVKKEMKLPEKVRIFDTTLRDGEQTPGVAITPDEKIRIAKRLDKLGVDVIEVGFPAASLGERKAAQEIKSLGLNARVCGLARVLQEDLDAAIDSDVDYIHTFIGTSPLHREYKLHMSQEEILTKSVDAVEYIKDHGIIAEFSAEDATRTEFEYLKEIYSAVEDAGADVINVPDTVGVMVPASMRKLIEDLKKVVNIPISVHCHDDFGLAVANSLVAVEAGAQQVHATINGLGERAGNTSLEEVVMALMVTYGVKTNINTELLVGTSGLVSRITGVKMPPNKAIVGDNAFAHEAGIHVHGVLQKAETYEPLKPEMVGHSRRIVMGKHTGARAIRSKLDDYGIEMDEDQFCSLYDQVKKLGDKGKMVTDADLHALAETVIGKPKEEKVKLEGFTVMTGDNVLPTATVKLNIEGKVKTAAKTGVGPVDAAINAIQSLVREIAEIELREYHIDAITGGTNALAEVFVIVADKEGNSATGRSTVEDVVMASVEAVLDAINKILMER, encoded by the coding sequence ATGTACATAGATAAAGTAAAAAAAGAAATGAAATTACCTGAAAAGGTGCGAATATTCGACACTACCCTCCGTGATGGTGAACAAACACCAGGGGTGGCTATAACACCAGACGAAAAGATTAGAATAGCCAAAAGACTGGATAAATTGGGAGTGGATGTTATAGAAGTGGGATTCCCAGCCGCGTCACTAGGTGAGCGTAAAGCTGCCCAGGAAATTAAAAGTCTTGGACTTAATGCACGGGTATGTGGTTTGGCAAGAGTACTGCAGGAAGACTTAGACGCAGCTATAGACTCAGATGTGGATTACATTCACACCTTCATTGGAACATCTCCCCTCCACAGGGAATACAAGTTACACATGAGTCAGGAGGAGATACTCACCAAATCTGTGGATGCAGTGGAGTACATTAAAGATCATGGAATCATCGCTGAATTTTCAGCAGAAGACGCAACCAGGACAGAGTTCGAATACCTGAAAGAGATCTACTCTGCAGTAGAGGATGCCGGGGCGGATGTAATCAATGTCCCGGATACTGTAGGGGTCATGGTTCCGGCATCAATGCGTAAACTCATTGAAGACCTTAAAAAGGTTGTAAACATCCCTATAAGTGTCCATTGTCATGATGATTTTGGCCTAGCAGTGGCTAACAGCTTGGTGGCAGTGGAAGCTGGTGCCCAGCAGGTTCATGCAACCATAAACGGTTTAGGAGAAAGAGCAGGAAACACATCCTTAGAAGAGGTTGTGATGGCCCTTATGGTTACTTATGGTGTTAAAACCAACATCAACACCGAACTTCTGGTGGGCACTTCGGGGTTGGTTTCCAGGATCACAGGGGTGAAAATGCCTCCGAATAAAGCCATTGTTGGGGACAATGCCTTTGCCCATGAAGCAGGGATACATGTCCATGGAGTACTGCAGAAAGCCGAAACCTATGAACCCCTTAAACCAGAGATGGTGGGTCACTCCCGCCGCATAGTCATGGGAAAACACACTGGGGCCCGCGCTATACGGTCTAAACTGGATGATTATGGAATTGAAATGGATGAAGATCAGTTCTGCAGTCTATACGACCAGGTGAAGAAACTGGGAGACAAGGGGAAAATGGTAACTGATGCGGATCTCCATGCCCTAGCTGAAACAGTCATAGGAAAGCCAAAAGAAGAAAAAGTCAAGTTAGAAGGATTCACCGTCATGACTGGAGATAACGTACTCCCTACAGCTACGGTTAAACTCAATATTGAGGGTAAAGTTAAAACTGCGGCAAAAACTGGGGTGGGTCCGGTTGACGCTGCTATAAATGCCATTCAAAGTTTAGTGAGGGAAATAGCTGAGATAGAACTCAGGGAATATCATATAGATGCCATAACCGGGGGTACAAATGCCCTGGCAGAGGTATTTGTCATAGTGGCTGATAAAGAAGGTAACAGTGCTACTGGGCGTTCTACAGTTGAAGATGTTGTCATGGCCAGTGTAGAGGCTGTTTTAGATGCAATAAACAAGATTCTCATGGAAAGATAA
- a CDS encoding DUF63 family protein, protein MVFDSIIQYIHENFVYLHPGYTLFNTIVFGILLGLVILLIIRMFRWIDKDPKDLFIPLIPFIFFGSSARALVDNGIYPLTYILVTPGIYLLTGFSAIFTLLASVLIERKTGWDYRYIIFAVGVAMCIPNIYYTQHLNLVALFQVLGSWALVSAPFVLLSRKWSLLKDKFNLAVLLAHIFDASTTFIAVDFYGYGEQHVLPNALTQLADSAIVMYPLKIAVILPALYIIDTYVEDKTIRNMLKLAIFILGLAPGLRNFLSLSMGT, encoded by the coding sequence ATGGTCTTTGATTCCATTATACAGTACATTCATGAGAACTTCGTTTACTTACACCCGGGGTACACGCTCTTTAATACCATTGTATTTGGTATCCTTCTGGGTTTAGTTATTCTTTTAATTATCAGAATGTTTCGCTGGATAGATAAGGATCCTAAGGACCTTTTCATCCCGCTCATCCCTTTCATATTCTTCGGATCCAGTGCACGTGCCCTGGTGGATAATGGGATATATCCATTAACTTACATCCTGGTAACCCCTGGAATATATCTTTTAACAGGGTTTTCAGCCATATTCACCCTCTTAGCATCGGTTTTAATTGAACGTAAGACTGGCTGGGACTACCGTTACATCATATTTGCTGTTGGTGTGGCTATGTGCATCCCTAACATATATTATACTCAACATCTTAATCTGGTTGCATTATTCCAGGTTCTTGGATCCTGGGCTCTAGTGTCTGCTCCATTTGTGTTACTTAGTAGGAAATGGAGTCTTTTAAAGGATAAATTCAATCTTGCTGTCCTCTTGGCCCACATCTTTGATGCCAGCACCACCTTTATAGCGGTGGATTTCTATGGGTATGGTGAACAACATGTATTGCCTAATGCCCTCACCCAGTTGGCAGACAGTGCCATAGTAATGTACCCATTAAAAATAGCAGTTATCCTCCCTGCACTCTACATTATTGACACATATGTAGAGGATAAAACCATTCGAAACATGTTAAAATTGGCCATATTTATTCTGGGACTGGCACCCGGTTTAAGAAATTTTTTAAGTCTGAGTATGGGTACATGA
- a CDS encoding DUF1786 domain-containing protein — translation MKILAIDVGTGTQDIMLYDSYEPMENAVKLVLPSPTRIMENKIRKHHHDIFLTGETVGGGPVNRAIKTHLEKGYRVLMTENSARTVRDDLERVRSLGVEIVPAGEKHPEIAELELKDVDLRAVGNSLSNFDVELDFDYVGVAVQDHGYQEGTGDRNFRFQKIKEKLDIPRTPEEFAYYGEVPEYFTRMQGVLRTLKGYDPMVMDSKFASICGATVDPLVAEIDTYVAMDVGNGHTLAAAFMDGKIHGVFEHHTGLLTPQKIEKLVNRLSEGIITHEEVHGDGGHGAWTIDAIGAFECVVATGPKRAILADTNLKVHNAAPGGDVMMTGPAGLIKAIMTGKGVY, via the coding sequence ATGAAAATACTGGCCATAGATGTGGGTACTGGAACCCAGGATATAATGTTATATGATTCTTACGAGCCCATGGAAAATGCGGTGAAGCTGGTTCTTCCTTCTCCAACCAGAATCATGGAGAACAAAATAAGAAAGCATCACCATGACATTTTTTTAACTGGAGAAACCGTGGGTGGAGGTCCTGTTAACAGGGCCATAAAAACTCATCTTGAAAAGGGATACCGGGTGTTAATGACTGAGAACTCTGCCAGAACAGTTCGGGATGACCTGGAAAGGGTCAGATCCCTGGGGGTGGAGATAGTTCCTGCTGGGGAAAAACACCCGGAAATTGCAGAATTAGAACTTAAAGATGTTGATTTAAGGGCGGTTGGAAATTCATTATCCAATTTTGATGTGGAATTAGATTTTGACTATGTGGGTGTGGCAGTGCAGGATCATGGATACCAGGAGGGAACCGGAGATAGGAACTTCCGATTCCAAAAGATAAAGGAAAAACTGGATATTCCCCGGACTCCTGAAGAATTTGCATATTATGGTGAGGTTCCGGAATATTTCACCCGCATGCAAGGGGTACTTAGAACTCTTAAAGGGTACGATCCCATGGTCATGGACTCCAAATTTGCATCCATATGTGGAGCCACCGTGGATCCTTTGGTTGCTGAAATTGACACCTATGTGGCTATGGATGTGGGTAATGGACACACTCTGGCAGCAGCATTCATGGATGGGAAAATACACGGAGTTTTTGAACACCACACAGGCCTTCTCACCCCACAAAAAATAGAAAAACTGGTTAACAGGCTTTCTGAAGGGATCATCACTCACGAAGAAGTTCATGGGGATGGAGGCCATGGTGCATGGACCATCGATGCAATTGGGGCCTTTGAATGCGTGGTGGCCACCGGACCAAAACGTGCTATTCTTGCTGATACTAATTTAAAGGTTCATAACGCCGCTCCCGGGGGGGATGTGATGATGACTGGACCTGCTGGGCTGATCAAGGCCATAATGACTGGAAAAGGAGTTTACTGA
- a CDS encoding PHP domain-containing protein, translating into MIIDPHIHSTYSGDSTATVKDIVKHSRKIGLDAIAIADHDSLKGSDAALKEFGRMDDLVIIPAMEVSTSKGHIVALGISEEIPKKISPEETIELIRVQGGIAVVAHPFVAYRDGLFTNVDYVEVDAMETLNSRYIFGYSNWRAKKLAEEKNIPQIGSSDAHFLGAIGSCVTELEADFSVDSILKGILAGKTTVYGDRTPLPLILKEVINKKIRRI; encoded by the coding sequence ATGATCATCGATCCTCACATTCACAGCACTTATTCAGGAGATTCTACAGCTACAGTAAAAGACATAGTCAAACATTCACGTAAAATTGGTCTGGATGCCATTGCCATCGCTGATCACGACTCTTTAAAGGGATCTGATGCTGCTTTAAAAGAGTTCGGTAGGATGGATGATCTGGTCATCATCCCGGCCATGGAAGTTTCCACCAGCAAGGGACACATCGTTGCTCTGGGTATAAGTGAGGAAATACCCAAGAAAATCTCACCAGAAGAGACAATCGAACTCATAAGGGTTCAAGGAGGGATTGCAGTAGTTGCTCATCCTTTTGTTGCCTATAGGGACGGTCTTTTCACTAATGTGGATTACGTGGAGGTGGATGCCATGGAAACCCTTAACTCTCGTTATATTTTTGGATACTCCAACTGGAGGGCTAAAAAGCTGGCAGAAGAGAAAAACATCCCTCAAATAGGTTCCAGTGATGCTCACTTTTTGGGAGCTATTGGGAGTTGTGTCACTGAACTGGAAGCGGATTTCTCAGTGGATAGTATTCTTAAAGGAATTCTTGCTGGTAAAACCACTGTTTACGGGGATCGCACACCTTTACCTCTCATCCTTAAAGAGGTTATAAATAAGAAGATCCGGCGTATTTAA
- a CDS encoding DUF4013 domain-containing protein, translating to MNIKQIVRDSLRYPLLDWKKFLFFGILIVISETSLNYFTSILSNVSIPLLVVINFIVIFLVDGYYFKIVKSSLSNVLKPPEFDDWKIMFVNGVKISFVYIIYLIPIILIIICFLILFPSTIVTAINIIEYHPLSAGKMIQYMLWYLTGGIWSYIGTVYLVIVYPIMNVAVAHMACHDSKIGTAFKFREISNKINEVGWKDLVIWYIVVEIIVFAISMMGYLIRLFFVVMVLHFGMNINPILGILDLLIIVPYYAMFFARALALFYISGNEKYLICEKCGGYYELQSGESPEDFQECECGGKLKYSKKIKK from the coding sequence ATGAATATTAAGCAAATTGTAAGGGATTCTTTAAGATATCCGTTATTAGATTGGAAGAAATTTTTGTTTTTTGGTATTCTTATTGTGATTTCAGAGACAAGTTTAAATTATTTTACAAGTATTTTAAGTAATGTTTCAATTCCTCTTTTAGTTGTAATTAATTTTATCGTAATATTTTTAGTTGATGGTTATTATTTTAAAATCGTGAAATCATCTTTAAGCAATGTATTAAAACCTCCAGAATTTGATGATTGGAAAATTATGTTCGTAAATGGGGTTAAAATATCATTTGTATACATTATTTATTTGATCCCCATTATTCTGATTATAATATGTTTTTTGATATTATTTCCTTCAACTATTGTAACTGCCATAAACATCATTGAATATCATCCCCTGTCTGCTGGTAAAATGATCCAGTATATGTTATGGTATTTAACGGGAGGAATTTGGTCCTACATTGGAACTGTATATCTCGTTATTGTGTATCCTATTATGAATGTTGCAGTAGCTCACATGGCCTGCCATGATAGTAAAATAGGCACAGCTTTCAAATTCCGTGAAATATCCAATAAAATTAATGAAGTAGGATGGAAAGATTTAGTAATATGGTATATTGTGGTAGAAATTATAGTTTTTGCAATAAGCATGATGGGATATTTAATTAGGTTATTTTTTGTTGTCATGGTCCTTCATTTTGGGATGAATATTAATCCGATTTTAGGCATTCTAGACTTGTTAATCATAGTTCCGTATTATGCCATGTTTTTTGCCAGAGCATTGGCATTATTTTACATTTCAGGAAATGAAAAGTATCTGATATGCGAAAAATGTGGAGGTTACTATGAATTACAGTCTGGTGAGTCTCCAGAAGATTTTCAAGAATGTGAGTGTGGTGGAAAATTAAAATATTCCAAAAAAATTAAGAAATAA
- a CDS encoding TrpB-like pyridoxal phosphate-dependent enzyme, which yields MYSVKLTEKEIPKKWYNIAADLPVEFPPYDQTEEGHQLENLPKIFSKGVLEQELSTERYIKIPKEVRNIYKQMGRPSPLVRAKALEAHLDTPAKIFYKREDTSPTGSHKLNTAIAQAYYAKKDGIERLTTETGAGQWGTALSLACKLMDIDCTVYMVKVSFNQKPYRKTIMELYDGEILASPSDKTEFGRKILKENPDHPGTLGVAISEAVEDALNDEKVYYSLGSVLNHVMLHQTIIGQEIQKQLEIFDESPDVMIGCVGGGSNYAGAAFPLIKDQLDGKIDCKFIAVEPSHCPTLTKGEYCYDFGDTAGLTPLIKMYTLGHNFIPPADHAGGLRYHGVSPLVALLVHEGIVESRTVEQTDIFKSGVLFARTEGIVPAPETCHAIKTGIDEALKCKKTGEEKNIVINFSGHGLLDLAGYADYLEGKIED from the coding sequence ATGTACAGTGTGAAATTAACTGAAAAAGAAATCCCTAAAAAATGGTACAATATCGCCGCGGACTTACCTGTGGAATTTCCACCCTACGACCAGACAGAAGAGGGGCATCAACTGGAAAATCTGCCAAAAATCTTCTCCAAAGGAGTGTTAGAACAGGAACTATCCACAGAAAGATACATCAAAATCCCTAAAGAAGTAAGAAACATTTACAAGCAGATGGGCCGTCCCAGCCCCCTGGTCAGAGCTAAAGCCCTGGAAGCACATCTGGACACACCTGCCAAGATATTCTACAAAAGAGAAGACACATCCCCCACAGGAAGCCACAAACTCAACACCGCCATAGCCCAAGCATACTACGCCAAAAAAGATGGTATAGAACGTTTAACCACCGAAACCGGTGCTGGACAGTGGGGAACTGCCCTTTCACTGGCCTGCAAACTGATGGACATTGACTGCACAGTTTACATGGTTAAAGTATCATTCAACCAGAAACCCTACCGAAAAACCATTATGGAACTTTACGATGGGGAAATTTTAGCATCACCAAGTGATAAAACAGAATTTGGTAGAAAAATACTCAAAGAAAACCCAGACCATCCTGGAACTCTGGGTGTGGCCATTTCAGAGGCAGTTGAAGACGCTTTAAACGATGAAAAAGTTTACTATTCCCTGGGAAGTGTTCTAAACCATGTAATGCTACACCAGACCATTATAGGTCAGGAAATCCAGAAACAACTGGAAATCTTCGATGAATCACCTGATGTCATGATTGGCTGTGTGGGTGGAGGTAGTAATTATGCAGGAGCAGCCTTCCCCCTCATCAAAGATCAGTTAGATGGAAAAATCGACTGTAAATTTATAGCTGTGGAACCATCCCACTGTCCCACCCTGACCAAGGGTGAGTACTGTTATGACTTTGGAGACACTGCAGGACTTACTCCACTAATCAAAATGTACACCCTGGGCCATAACTTCATTCCCCCCGCTGACCATGCCGGTGGCCTCAGATACCATGGAGTTTCACCATTAGTAGCTTTACTGGTTCATGAGGGTATTGTAGAATCAAGAACTGTTGAACAGACCGACATCTTCAAGAGTGGAGTGCTGTTTGCCAGAACTGAAGGGATCGTACCTGCCCCAGAAACATGCCATGCCATAAAAACTGGAATAGACGAAGCACTTAAATGTAAAAAGACCGGTGAAGAGAAAAACATCGTTATTAACTTCTCTGGTCATGGCCTCCTGGATTTAGCAGGCTATGCTGATTATTTAGAGGGTAAAATAGAAGATTAA
- a CDS encoding bifunctional 5,6,7,8-tetrahydromethanopterin hydro-lyase/3-hexulose-6-phosphate synthase, which yields MYLIGEALIGNGNEIAHIDLVIGDKNGPAGTAFVNNMSNLSLGHTPLLSVIRPNLMTKPATLIVPKVSVRCLDDANKVFGPAQTAVGRAVADAVEEGILPKENAEDMVLIISVFIHPEATDYRKIYQYNYGATKLALKRAMEGYPSVDKVLAEKDRGAHPIMGFKVTRLWKPPYLQVALDLDNLQEMERIIESLPDRERILIEAGTPLVKKFGVGIVSKIRELRKDAFIIADLKTLDVGRIEVKMAADETADAVAISGLGTKESIEKAVHEAQKQGIYSILDMMNVDNFTEKLEGLTYKPNIVLLHRNVDLETLKAERGEVQEEMTEWGNITKIKEILGEKGLVAVAGGIVPKKMDEALDSSADIIVVGRYIIGSRDVRYAAEEFLEKMPQDPDTMRLALDEDESI from the coding sequence ATGTACCTAATAGGGGAAGCCTTGATCGGAAATGGTAATGAAATAGCTCACATTGATTTGGTAATTGGAGATAAGAACGGCCCTGCCGGAACAGCATTTGTAAACAATATGTCGAATCTTTCACTGGGCCACACCCCCCTGCTTTCAGTAATCAGACCCAATTTGATGACCAAACCAGCGACACTCATAGTGCCTAAGGTCAGCGTGCGCTGTTTGGATGATGCCAACAAAGTATTTGGACCCGCTCAAACTGCAGTAGGCCGAGCCGTGGCTGATGCAGTGGAAGAAGGAATTTTACCCAAAGAAAATGCTGAAGATATGGTTTTAATCATCAGTGTGTTCATCCACCCTGAAGCAACAGATTACCGTAAAATCTACCAGTACAACTATGGAGCAACCAAACTGGCTCTGAAAAGAGCCATGGAAGGATATCCATCCGTCGACAAAGTTTTAGCAGAAAAAGACAGAGGAGCACACCCCATAATGGGATTCAAAGTTACCAGACTGTGGAAACCACCTTACCTGCAGGTGGCCCTTGACCTAGATAATCTACAGGAAATGGAACGCATAATTGAAAGTTTACCCGACAGGGAGAGAATCCTCATCGAAGCAGGAACACCCCTGGTTAAGAAGTTCGGAGTGGGAATTGTCAGCAAAATCCGGGAACTCAGAAAAGACGCCTTCATAATTGCCGACCTCAAAACATTGGATGTGGGTCGAATTGAAGTTAAAATGGCTGCTGATGAAACTGCTGATGCCGTGGCCATCTCTGGTCTGGGTACAAAGGAATCAATTGAAAAAGCAGTTCACGAAGCCCAGAAACAGGGCATCTACTCCATCCTGGACATGATGAATGTGGACAACTTCACTGAAAAGCTTGAAGGACTTACCTACAAACCTAACATCGTCCTCTTACACCGTAATGTGGACTTAGAAACCTTGAAAGCCGAACGTGGCGAAGTACAGGAAGAAATGACCGAATGGGGTAACATAACCAAGATTAAAGAGATCCTGGGTGAAAAAGGATTGGTGGCTGTGGCTGGTGGAATAGTGCCTAAGAAGATGGACGAAGCCCTGGACAGTAGCGCGGATATCATCGTGGTAGGTCGATACATCATCGGTTCCAGAGATGTACGCTACGCAGCCGAAGAATTCCTGGAAAAAATGCCTCAAGATCCAGACACCATGCGGTTAGCCTTGGATGAAGATGAATCTATCTAA
- a CDS encoding response regulator, whose translation MNSATILVVEDERITAEDIRAGLRSVGYKVPVICSEGEDAVKQAQRLEPDLVLMDIKLDGEMDGIQAAAEIRKSQDIPVIYLTAYADEKTVERAKITEPSGFLVKGQGLLNKPFDERELNAAIEITLYRHQMEKEHDQISSAMFRKITEAVIATNSTGQIRFINSLAETLTGWNKTEALGKDLEEVFLPLGEVTDEVSLEEVLPEKQISELISRNGSRVMIQGTVTPIKDYKKRVTGLVVVFKVQEE comes from the coding sequence GTGAACAGTGCAACTATTCTGGTGGTGGAAGATGAAAGGATCACTGCCGAAGATATCAGGGCGGGACTGAGATCGGTTGGATATAAAGTCCCAGTAATCTGTTCTGAAGGGGAAGATGCTGTTAAGCAGGCTCAAAGATTGGAGCCTGATCTTGTTCTAATGGATATTAAGTTAGATGGTGAAATGGATGGTATTCAAGCTGCAGCTGAGATAAGAAAGTCACAAGACATTCCAGTAATTTATCTGACAGCTTATGCTGATGAAAAGACAGTGGAGAGGGCTAAAATTACTGAACCCTCAGGGTTCCTGGTTAAGGGTCAGGGTCTGTTAAACAAACCTTTTGACGAGCGTGAACTTAATGCTGCTATAGAGATAACCCTTTACCGACATCAGATGGAAAAAGAGCATGATCAGATCTCTTCTGCAATGTTTCGGAAGATTACAGAAGCAGTGATCGCGACCAACTCCACAGGCCAAATAAGGTTTATTAATTCTTTAGCTGAGACTTTGACTGGTTGGAATAAGACAGAAGCACTTGGAAAAGACTTAGAAGAAGTTTTTTTACCATTGGGGGAAGTGACTGATGAGGTTTCCCTGGAAGAAGTCCTACCAGAAAAGCAGATTTCTGAGTTAATATCTCGCAACGGGTCACGGGTCATGATTCAAGGCACAGTAACCCCAATTAAAGATTATAAAAAAAGGGTAACTGGTCTGGTAGTGGTTTTTAAGGTTCAAGAAGAATAA
- a CDS encoding ATP-binding response regulator, whose product MREVNEVATVNILIVEDERITAQDIKKALNSVGYEVPAIVSSGEDAIKMSEELKPDLVLMDIKLEGEMDGIQAAEKIRSKLGIPIIYLTAYSDEKTVQRAKVTEPSGFILKQPYGFLRKPFEESELSTAIEITLYRHRLEKRLRKHDQWLGAMLRSISDAVIATDPKGQVRFMNIMAEELTGWLEEDALGHDVRNIFKPMDYKFPIAEDITLKEEFSFNKAILTTKDESTITVDGSVTPIRSIDGVMDGFVVIFRSVE is encoded by the coding sequence ATGAGGGAGGTTAATGAAGTGGCAACTGTAAATATTTTGATAGTGGAAGATGAAAGAATAACAGCTCAAGACATAAAAAAGGCTCTAAATAGTGTGGGATATGAGGTTCCTGCCATTGTTTCTTCTGGTGAAGATGCCATTAAAATGTCTGAAGAGTTAAAACCAGATCTAGTTCTAATGGATATTAAATTGGAGGGTGAAATGGATGGTATCCAGGCAGCAGAAAAGATCAGATCTAAGCTGGGCATTCCAATTATCTATTTAACTGCTTATTCTGATGAAAAAACGGTTCAAAGGGCAAAAGTAACTGAACCTTCTGGATTTATCCTGAAACAGCCCTATGGATTTTTACGAAAACCATTTGAAGAAAGTGAACTTAGCACTGCTATTGAAATTACTCTTTATAGGCATAGGCTGGAAAAAAGGCTCAGAAAACATGATCAATGGTTGGGGGCCATGCTTAGAAGTATAAGTGACGCGGTCATTGCCACGGACCCCAAGGGACAGGTGAGGTTCATGAATATCATGGCTGAAGAATTAACTGGTTGGTTGGAAGAAGATGCTTTAGGCCATGATGTACGGAATATATTCAAGCCCATGGATTACAAGTTTCCTATTGCTGAAGATATTACTTTAAAAGAAGAATTTTCTTTTAATAAGGCCATACTCACAACTAAAGATGAGAGTACCATTACGGTTGATGGTAGTGTAACTCCCATTCGCAGTATTGATGGTGTAATGGATGGTTTCGTGGTGATATTCCGTTCCGTAGAATGA
- the albA gene encoding DNA-binding protein Alba, giving the protein MSEENVVYIGNKPVMNYVLAVVTQMNGGTPEVILKARGRAISRAVDVAEIVRNRFITDVTIGSIDICTEEIMSNEGTSTNVSAIEIQLSKDFSK; this is encoded by the coding sequence ATGTCAGAGGAAAATGTAGTGTACATTGGAAACAAACCGGTAATGAACTATGTATTAGCTGTTGTAACTCAGATGAACGGTGGAACGCCCGAAGTAATACTTAAAGCAAGGGGAAGAGCCATTTCTCGGGCAGTGGATGTTGCAGAAATAGTCAGAAACAGGTTCATAACCGACGTGACTATTGGAAGCATCGATATATGCACCGAAGAAATTATGAGCAACGAAGGAACTTCAACCAATGTTTCTGCCATTGAAATACAACTTTCAAAGGATTTCAGCAAATAG